One Staphylococcus ratti DNA segment encodes these proteins:
- a CDS encoding 4-hydroxy-3-methylbut-2-enyl diphosphate reductase, with protein MEIIKITPRGYCYGVVDAMVIARNASLDPNLPRPIYILGMIVHNKHVTDAFESDGIITLDGPNRLEILNQIDKGTVIFTAHGVSPEVKRRAKEKGLTCIDATCPDVENTHTLIREKKSEGYHVVYIGKKGHPEPEGAVGVAPDVVHLVETKTDVDALPEKLNDYPLIVTNQTTMSQWDVLHLMEDLQEKFPHIEQHKEICQATQVRQEAVADQAGVADLLIVVGDPKSNNSNRLAQVSKDIAHTNSYRIADLSQLNLEWLNGVETVAVTAGASTPTPIVKEVINFLKNYDPMNAETHDVQSNVPVEKILPKIKQAKPVKIME; from the coding sequence ATGGAAATTATTAAAATCACTCCAAGAGGCTATTGTTATGGTGTTGTTGATGCGATGGTGATTGCGCGCAATGCTTCTTTGGATCCGAATTTACCACGTCCAATCTATATTTTAGGAATGATCGTTCATAATAAACATGTAACGGATGCTTTTGAATCAGACGGTATCATTACGTTAGATGGACCAAATAGATTAGAAATTTTGAATCAAATAGATAAAGGAACTGTCATCTTTACAGCTCATGGCGTATCCCCAGAAGTGAAAAGACGTGCTAAAGAAAAAGGACTCACTTGTATAGATGCCACGTGTCCAGATGTGGAAAACACACATACACTTATAAGGGAAAAGAAATCAGAAGGTTATCATGTCGTGTATATAGGTAAAAAAGGGCATCCTGAACCTGAAGGTGCTGTAGGGGTAGCCCCAGATGTTGTACATTTAGTTGAAACTAAGACAGACGTTGACGCGTTACCTGAAAAGCTTAACGACTATCCACTTATCGTGACGAACCAAACCACTATGTCGCAATGGGATGTTTTACATTTAATGGAAGATTTACAAGAAAAATTTCCGCATATCGAACAGCATAAAGAAATTTGTCAAGCGACACAAGTGCGCCAAGAAGCAGTTGCTGATCAAGCAGGAGTAGCGGATTTACTTATTGTTGTCGGGGACCCCAAAAGTAACAACTCCAACAGATTAGCACAAGTTTCAAAAGACATTGCACATACGAACTCATATCGTATAGCAGATTTGTCCCAATTGAACCTTGAATGGTTAAATGGTGTGGAAACTGTGGCGGTCACTGCAGGTGCTTCTACCCCTACACCTATCGTTAAAGAAGTAATTAATTTCTTGAAAAATTATGACCCAATGAATGCGGAAACGCATGATGTACAGTCTAATGTACCGGTTGAAAAAATCTTACCAAAAATTAAGCAAGCTAAACCAGTTAAAATTATGGAATAA